In Acidobacteriota bacterium, a single genomic region encodes these proteins:
- a CDS encoding FtsW/RodA/SpoVE family cell cycle protein, with product MKGNVWRYRNLELIMLLAAGAAVLLAGLAAGDARINACAHPPAWSRTASRTPAISLPPGMERRAGAISEPAVPEGGGTAMPAPAPPGEPSGPASPGPAPGSPPATEGSGASTGEDPGPLFLGSASARDLRGVLARGLPPATVDLLAGRIERALREAGWWGRMHISLQACLGIDGKTFRTNAVPGLTPAAWQDLRRALAVRSPEEARKAWRIHLGAFPALFLLVHLFLRSRGRSGGELYLPAALLLTAFTAVVLYQFQDPLRDNPLAFTYTEGVAGACVVLALAAGVVRLADLERYKYLTILAALGLSALLVLFGTGPEGTDTRINLFGFQPVEFVKLLVVLFLAAYLSERENELRSLDAFRIGFVSLPRIRDICPVAVFMAASLVFFFLQKDLGPALVLYLVFVCLFAVVSRRVVLGLAGFALLTGAFWYCYRHATFQTVTTRIEMWLSPWDNHRPGGLQLAESLWAFASGGTSGSGAGLSSPQFVPAGHTDLILASSGEVFGFAAVALLLGGCAFLFGMMVLHAYRARHVYAGYLGFGLALLFGVQAAVISAGAVGLLPLTGIPFPLVGYGKSATIAAFLLVGLMINVASRPRPEEPRPVKLPWAALPVPAAVLLTLFLAGNQAWRVMGPDADAVLVRPCLVPQADGVRRWAVNRRVLALADAIPRGVIRDRNGLPLAAAQADEVARAAVVARELGLDPPAADGRRRVYPFGPLTVQLLGCFQDYWSDERTVEKRFDNHLRGYRYVERVELVDGNRVVFADYSGLAGPFRDRGAYPDGRLGEVLRKDRDVVLALDIRLQAAAAEALRKNFPVIDGVPRTAGAAAVLDAADGGLLVCLSLPGFDPNLPPDPARLRTIHGPDGYAARDRCRFEIYPPGSTFKVVTAAAALAEGMDPDREATICTHETVVPWTWGGKLHKRGVTDDRTERAHGRIAMPRALIESCNVYFAWLGTRLGAGPLFAFCRSTLGLQLAGVKDAAALEPNLPDNAYGQAMITVTPLEMARVAALAANGGFRVDPCLALSPRDQTPAPAAAFRDPADAARLREWMVRVVTEGTGRRAAVEGLGVGGKTGTAQNASGDKQSHAWFIGFADPPGEGANPLAFAFLVENGGYGGRTAAPAAHDFLAAVKERDLFPEPAPSPPPPSPPLAGLPVTVPPAAAAPPGSPPLLPGPGGAPAAGAPAPPVPENAWVTDETGPSASRDPGNPSRVDAPPAGKKAPSTVRGKVPKARGKAAARPAPKARGKAPSVRPAPARKAGKNAKPPPTVKGKARGGKAPVKGKTVRPVKQPARKAVPRGAR from the coding sequence ATGAAAGGGAACGTCTGGCGGTACCGGAACCTGGAACTCATCATGCTGCTGGCGGCGGGCGCCGCGGTACTCCTCGCGGGTCTCGCCGCGGGCGATGCGCGGATCAACGCCTGTGCGCACCCTCCCGCCTGGAGCCGCACGGCCTCCCGCACCCCGGCCATTTCCCTCCCGCCGGGCATGGAGCGGAGGGCCGGTGCCATCTCCGAGCCGGCGGTTCCGGAAGGCGGCGGGACGGCCATGCCGGCCCCGGCGCCGCCGGGAGAGCCGTCCGGCCCCGCCTCGCCGGGCCCCGCCCCCGGTTCCCCGCCCGCAACGGAGGGCAGCGGGGCATCGACGGGGGAAGACCCCGGCCCGCTCTTCCTGGGATCCGCATCGGCGCGGGACCTCCGGGGGGTCCTGGCGAGAGGGCTCCCGCCGGCGACGGTGGATCTTCTGGCCGGGAGGATCGAACGGGCCCTCCGCGAGGCCGGGTGGTGGGGCCGGATGCACATCTCCCTTCAGGCCTGTCTCGGCATCGACGGGAAGACCTTCCGCACCAACGCGGTCCCCGGGCTGACCCCGGCCGCCTGGCAGGACCTCCGCCGCGCGCTCGCGGTCCGGTCGCCCGAGGAGGCCCGCAAGGCCTGGCGAATCCACCTGGGGGCCTTCCCGGCGCTGTTCCTCCTGGTTCACCTCTTCCTGCGCTCGCGGGGGCGTTCCGGGGGCGAACTGTACCTCCCTGCGGCCCTCCTCCTCACCGCCTTCACCGCCGTGGTGCTCTACCAGTTCCAGGACCCCCTCCGGGACAACCCGCTGGCCTTCACCTACACCGAGGGGGTGGCCGGGGCCTGCGTCGTCCTGGCCCTGGCGGCCGGGGTCGTCCGCCTCGCGGACCTCGAGCGCTACAAGTACCTGACCATCCTGGCCGCCCTCGGGCTCTCGGCGCTCCTGGTCCTCTTCGGCACCGGCCCCGAGGGGACCGACACCCGCATCAACCTCTTCGGCTTCCAGCCGGTGGAGTTCGTCAAGCTCCTCGTGGTGCTCTTCCTGGCGGCCTATCTCTCGGAGCGGGAGAACGAGCTGCGCTCCCTGGACGCCTTCCGCATCGGTTTCGTCTCGCTCCCGCGCATCCGGGACATCTGCCCCGTGGCGGTCTTCATGGCGGCCTCCCTGGTCTTCTTCTTCCTCCAGAAGGACCTGGGCCCCGCCCTGGTGCTCTACCTCGTTTTCGTCTGCCTCTTCGCCGTGGTGTCGCGCCGCGTGGTGCTGGGCCTGGCCGGGTTCGCCCTCCTGACCGGGGCGTTCTGGTACTGCTACCGCCACGCCACCTTCCAGACGGTGACCACCCGGATCGAGATGTGGCTCTCCCCGTGGGACAACCACCGCCCCGGCGGGCTCCAGCTCGCCGAGTCCCTCTGGGCCTTCGCGTCGGGGGGGACCTCCGGGAGCGGGGCCGGGCTCTCCTCTCCCCAGTTCGTTCCCGCCGGCCACACGGACTTGATCCTCGCCTCGTCGGGCGAGGTCTTCGGCTTCGCCGCCGTGGCGCTCCTCCTGGGCGGCTGCGCTTTCCTCTTCGGGATGATGGTGCTGCACGCCTACCGCGCCCGGCACGTCTACGCCGGCTACCTGGGTTTCGGCCTCGCCCTCCTCTTCGGCGTGCAGGCGGCGGTGATCAGCGCCGGCGCCGTGGGGCTGCTCCCGCTGACGGGCATCCCTTTCCCCCTCGTGGGGTACGGGAAGTCCGCCACCATCGCCGCCTTCCTCCTGGTGGGCCTCATGATCAACGTCGCCTCGCGGCCCCGGCCGGAGGAGCCGCGCCCCGTCAAGCTCCCCTGGGCGGCCCTCCCCGTCCCCGCCGCGGTGCTGCTCACCCTCTTCCTGGCGGGGAACCAGGCGTGGCGGGTGATGGGCCCCGACGCCGATGCGGTCCTGGTGCGGCCCTGCCTGGTCCCTCAGGCGGACGGCGTCCGCCGCTGGGCCGTCAACCGCCGGGTGCTGGCGCTGGCGGACGCCATCCCCCGCGGGGTGATCCGGGACCGCAACGGCCTCCCGCTGGCGGCGGCACAAGCGGACGAGGTGGCGCGCGCGGCCGTCGTCGCCCGTGAACTGGGGCTGGACCCCCCCGCGGCCGACGGCCGCAGGCGCGTCTACCCCTTCGGGCCGCTCACCGTCCAGTTGCTGGGGTGCTTCCAGGACTACTGGTCCGACGAACGCACGGTGGAGAAGCGCTTCGACAACCACCTGCGCGGGTACCGCTACGTGGAGCGCGTGGAGCTGGTGGACGGCAACCGGGTGGTCTTTGCCGACTACAGCGGCCTCGCGGGGCCGTTCCGCGACCGGGGGGCCTACCCGGACGGCCGGTTGGGCGAAGTCCTCCGCAAGGACCGCGACGTGGTCCTGGCCCTGGACATCCGGCTGCAGGCCGCGGCGGCGGAAGCCCTCCGGAAGAACTTCCCCGTCATCGACGGCGTCCCGCGGACGGCGGGGGCCGCGGCGGTCCTGGACGCCGCGGACGGGGGCCTCCTGGTCTGCCTGAGCCTGCCGGGCTTCGACCCCAACCTCCCCCCGGACCCCGCCCGCCTGCGGACCATCCACGGGCCCGACGGCTACGCGGCCCGGGACCGTTGCCGTTTCGAGATCTACCCGCCCGGTTCCACCTTCAAGGTGGTGACGGCGGCGGCGGCACTGGCCGAAGGGATGGACCCGGACCGGGAGGCCACGATCTGCACTCACGAGACCGTGGTCCCCTGGACGTGGGGCGGGAAACTCCACAAGCGGGGCGTCACCGACGACCGGACGGAACGGGCCCACGGGCGGATCGCCATGCCCCGGGCCCTGATCGAGTCGTGCAACGTCTACTTCGCCTGGCTGGGGACGCGCCTGGGCGCCGGCCCCCTCTTCGCCTTCTGCCGTTCGACGCTGGGCCTGCAGCTGGCGGGGGTGAAGGACGCCGCGGCCCTGGAGCCGAACCTCCCCGACAACGCCTACGGGCAGGCCATGATCACGGTGACCCCCCTGGAGATGGCGCGCGTGGCCGCTCTCGCCGCGAACGGGGGTTTCCGGGTCGACCCGTGCCTCGCCCTGTCGCCGCGGGATCAGACCCCGGCCCCGGCCGCCGCCTTCCGCGACCCGGCCGACGCCGCGCGGCTCCGCGAGTGGATGGTCCGGGTGGTGACGGAGGGGACCGGGCGGCGGGCCGCCGTCGAGGGCCTGGGGGTCGGGGGCAAGACGGGGACCGCCCAGAACGCTTCCGGGGACAAGCAGTCCCACGCTTGGTTCATCGGCTTTGCCGATCCCCCCGGGGAGGGCGCAAACCCCCTCGCCTTCGCCTTCCTCGTCGAGAACGGCGGGTACGGGGGACGGACCGCCGCCCCCGCCGCCCACGATTTCCTGGCGGCAGTGAAGGAGAGGGACCTCTTCCCGGAACCGGCTCCTTCACCCCCGCCGCCGTCACCCCCCCTTGCCGGTCTTCCGGTGACGGTCCCCCCGGCCGCCGCGGCGCCGCCCGGTTCTCCTCCCTTGCTGCCGGGCCCGGGGGGCGCTCCCGCCGCGGGGGCGCCGGCGCCGCCCGTTCCCGAAAACGCGTGGGTCACGGACGAGACGGGCCCGTCGGCGTCCCGCGACCCCGGCAACCCGTCCCGCGTCGATGCGCCGCCCGCGGGGAAGAAGGCGCCTTCCACCGTGCGGGGCAAGGTCCCGAAGGCCCGGGGGAAGGCCGCCGCCAGGCCTGCCCCGAAGGCCCGGGGCAAAGCCCCCTCCGTCCGTCCGGCCCCGGCCCGGAAGGCCGGGAAGAACGCCAAGCCTCCCCCGACGGTCAAGGGGAAGGCTCGCGGGGGCAAGGCCCCGGTGAAGGGGAAAACCGTCAGGCCGGTGAAGCAGCCCGCCAGGAAGGCTGTGCCCCGCGGCGCCCGGTAA
- a CDS encoding AbrB/MazE/SpoVT family DNA-binding domain-containing protein, whose protein sequence is MSIATMTSKGQVTVPKEIRDRIHLGAGDKLDFQLTDSGVILVRPVTRKVSDVFGCLSGKTQQTATVEEMDEAVRTLHWENWK, encoded by the coding sequence ATGAGCATTGCCACGATGACTAGCAAGGGCCAGGTCACGGTGCCCAAGGAAATCCGGGACCGGATCCACCTGGGGGCGGGGGACAAGCTCGATTTTCAGCTCACCGACTCCGGGGTCATCCTCGTCCGGCCGGTGACGCGCAAAGTGTCGGACGTCTTCGGTTGCCTGTCGGGAAAAACACAGCAAACCGCAACCGTTGAAGAGATGGACGAAGCAGTCCGGACCCTTCACTGGGAGAACTGGAAATGA
- a CDS encoding type II toxin-antitoxin system VapC family toxin — MKALDTNVLVRFLVNDDRAQAERVRRLLAGAEEEGESFLITLPVVMELIWVLRSVYGLDKAAILEALDALTLMPVLEFEQVDRVRELIRLGLKTRLELVDLLICICGRLSGAESTLTFDRKAGQEAGFTLI, encoded by the coding sequence ATGAAGGCACTGGACACCAATGTCCTGGTGCGGTTCCTGGTCAACGATGACCGTGCCCAGGCCGAGCGGGTTCGTCGATTGCTGGCCGGTGCGGAGGAAGAGGGCGAGAGCTTCCTGATCACGTTGCCGGTGGTGATGGAGCTGATCTGGGTTCTGCGATCCGTGTACGGTCTCGACAAGGCGGCCATTCTGGAAGCGCTGGATGCCCTGACCCTGATGCCCGTCCTGGAATTCGAGCAGGTCGACCGTGTCAGGGAACTGATCCGGTTGGGCCTGAAAACCCGGCTGGAACTGGTTGATCTCCTGATCTGCATCTGTGGCAGGCTTTCCGGAGCGGAATCGACGCTGACCTTCGACCGGAAGGCCGGTCAGGAAGCGGGTTTCACGCTGATCTGA
- a CDS encoding serine hydrolase: MQRRSDARGTPMRLVMLALFSVLFSGMPLCARDGCIPPRSPGDLDRNGAVNSKDLGNLEKYLAGSLMPNQFSAPANADVNDDGRVDAADCLGLLRRMHPPAGRWYESNPTYTDPRDDTADWHFSTPEAEGLDPLLLEAGGNSIAGNSCIFSLLVVRHGKLVYERYYQGMDKSRANNIHSASKSLLQALIGLAVEKGCLDGWDTPVSAVLPGLFVDAPQGKRDITVRHLMQMSSGLLWTEDSTEYALEKTPDWVQAIVALPQLYAPGNSFNYSTGNTHLASAVLQQATGLPTHAFAAENLLDALNITVEHWGCPDPQGVDSGGCNVYMTPREMAKFGLLYLRGGLWEGRRLLPASAVAQAAEGIWPVDAEFTYDTGWWSRTISGHPMYFAWGYGGQFIYVMPDLDLVLVTTENTAGTPDEIDAGILIRDYVIPAVTAP, encoded by the coding sequence ATGCAACGCCGATCCGACGCCCGGGGGACTCCGATGCGGCTGGTGATGTTGGCCCTTTTCAGCGTGTTGTTTTCCGGCATGCCCTTGTGCGCCCGTGACGGGTGTATCCCGCCACGGTCGCCCGGCGACCTCGACCGCAACGGGGCGGTGAACTCGAAGGACCTGGGGAATCTGGAGAAGTACCTGGCGGGCTCGTTGATGCCGAACCAGTTCAGCGCCCCCGCCAACGCCGACGTCAACGACGACGGCAGGGTGGACGCGGCGGACTGCCTGGGCCTGCTGCGGCGGATGCATCCCCCGGCCGGCCGCTGGTACGAGAGCAACCCCACCTACACCGACCCGCGCGACGACACCGCCGACTGGCACTTCTCCACCCCGGAGGCCGAGGGCCTGGACCCGCTGCTGCTGGAGGCGGGGGGCAACTCCATCGCCGGCAATTCCTGCATCTTCAGCCTGCTGGTCGTCCGCCACGGCAAACTCGTCTACGAGCGCTACTACCAGGGCATGGACAAATCCCGGGCCAACAACATCCACTCGGCCTCCAAAAGCCTTTTACAGGCGCTGATCGGCCTCGCCGTCGAGAAGGGCTGCCTGGACGGCTGGGACACGCCGGTGTCCGCCGTGCTGCCCGGCCTTTTCGTCGATGCCCCGCAAGGCAAGCGGGACATCACGGTGCGGCACCTGATGCAGATGTCGTCCGGCCTCCTGTGGACGGAGGACAGCACGGAGTACGCCCTCGAGAAGACCCCCGACTGGGTGCAGGCCATCGTCGCGCTGCCGCAGCTCTATGCGCCGGGGAATTCCTTCAATTACAGCACCGGCAACACCCACCTGGCCTCGGCCGTGCTCCAGCAGGCCACGGGCTTGCCGACCCACGCCTTCGCCGCCGAGAACCTGCTGGACGCCCTGAACATCACCGTCGAGCACTGGGGGTGCCCGGACCCGCAGGGGGTCGACTCCGGGGGGTGCAACGTCTACATGACCCCGCGGGAGATGGCCAAGTTCGGCCTGCTCTACCTCCGGGGCGGCCTGTGGGAAGGCCGGCGCTTGCTCCCGGCGTCGGCCGTGGCCCAGGCCGCCGAGGGAATCTGGCCGGTCGATGCGGAGTTCACCTACGACACCGGCTGGTGGTCGCGCACGATTTCCGGCCACCCCATGTACTTCGCGTGGGGGTACGGCGGCCAGTTCATCTACGTCATGCCCGACCTGGACCTCGTCCTGGTGACGACGGAGAACACGGCGGGCACGCCGGACGAGATCGACGCGGGAATCCTGATCCGGGACTATGTCATCCCCGCCGTCACGGCCCCCTGA
- the rpsJ gene encoding 30S ribosomal protein S10: MIDEIIRIRLKAYDYRVLDQSTSEIVDIALRTGAKVSGPIPLPTNINRYTVLRSPHVDKKSREQFEIRTHKRLIDILEPTPETLDQLMKMDLPAAIDVEIKAFGSDHK; this comes from the coding sequence ATGATCGATGAAATCATCAGGATCCGTTTGAAGGCGTACGATTACAGGGTGTTGGACCAGTCCACGTCGGAAATCGTGGATATCGCCCTTCGTACCGGTGCCAAGGTGTCGGGCCCCATTCCGCTGCCCACCAACATCAACCGGTACACCGTCCTCCGGTCGCCGCACGTGGACAAGAAGTCCCGGGAGCAGTTCGAGATCCGGACCCACAAGCGGCTGATCGACATCCTCGAACCGACCCCCGAAACGCTCGATCAGCTCATGAAGATGGACCTTCCGGCCGCCATCGACGTGGAAATCAAGGCTTTCGGCTCGGATCACAAATAA
- the rplC gene encoding 50S ribosomal protein L3: protein MVEGLIGKKIGMTQIFQGDGRVVPVTVIQLGPCVVVQKKSLERDGYEAIQVGLVEGRPPKKVTRPVKGHFLRAQVVPTRILREFKPTISLEEIQVGQEIKADGVFQINEKVDVTGKSKGKGFQGVMKRHNFGGGGSTHGSMFHRAPGSIGASAYPSRVIKGMRMAGHMGDAGVTVKNLEVVRILPEKNIVLLKGAVPGYNGSYVFVKKK, encoded by the coding sequence ATGGTTGAAGGGCTCATTGGAAAAAAGATTGGAATGACGCAGATTTTCCAGGGAGACGGCCGCGTGGTTCCCGTGACCGTGATCCAGCTGGGGCCTTGCGTGGTGGTCCAGAAGAAGTCCCTGGAACGGGACGGCTACGAGGCCATCCAGGTGGGGCTGGTGGAGGGGCGTCCTCCCAAGAAGGTCACCCGGCCCGTGAAGGGGCATTTCCTCCGCGCGCAGGTCGTCCCGACGCGCATTCTCCGCGAGTTCAAGCCCACTATCTCCCTCGAGGAGATCCAGGTGGGCCAGGAGATCAAGGCGGACGGCGTGTTCCAGATCAACGAGAAGGTGGACGTCACCGGCAAGAGCAAGGGCAAGGGGTTCCAGGGGGTCATGAAGCGCCACAACTTCGGCGGCGGCGGTTCCACCCACGGCTCCATGTTCCACCGCGCCCCCGGTTCCATCGGCGCCTCGGCCTATCCCTCCCGTGTCATCAAGGGCATGCGGATGGCCGGCCACATGGGCGACGCCGGGGTCACCGTGAAGAACCTGGAGGTGGTCCGGATCCTTCCGGAGAAGAACATCGTGCTGCTCAAGGGCGCCGTGCCCGGCTACAACGGCAGCTACGTCTTCGTCAAGAAGAAATAA
- the rplD gene encoding 50S ribosomal protein L4, translated as MPVVEIKNLNNETVDRLELRDDVFGVELKETLIWEAVRHYNACGRRGTHATKGRGEVSGSNRKPWRQKGTGRARSGQTRSPIWRHGGTVFGPQPRDYSYVFPKRKRKGALMSALSEKLRQNQVLVVDQLDVPSHKTKAMAGILATLDVPGKVLIVDDMGNANAVLASRNLPKATFVPHTGVNIYNVLNSGTVLFSKASILQLQEVLGR; from the coding sequence ATGCCAGTAGTGGAAATCAAGAACCTGAACAACGAAACGGTGGACCGGCTCGAGCTCCGGGACGACGTCTTCGGCGTCGAGCTGAAGGAGACCCTGATCTGGGAAGCGGTCCGGCACTATAACGCCTGCGGGCGCCGCGGCACCCACGCCACCAAGGGGCGGGGCGAGGTCAGCGGCTCCAACCGGAAGCCCTGGCGCCAGAAGGGGACCGGCCGCGCCCGGTCCGGGCAGACCCGCAGCCCCATCTGGCGGCACGGCGGGACCGTGTTCGGCCCCCAGCCCCGCGACTACTCCTACGTGTTCCCGAAGCGGAAGCGGAAGGGCGCCCTGATGTCGGCGCTGTCCGAGAAGCTCCGGCAGAACCAGGTGCTCGTGGTGGACCAGCTGGACGTGCCCAGCCACAAGACGAAGGCGATGGCGGGCATTCTCGCCACCCTGGACGTTCCGGGCAAGGTCCTCATCGTAGACGACATGGGCAACGCCAATGCCGTCCTCGCCTCCCGGAACCTCCCGAAGGCCACCTTCGTCCCCCACACCGGGGTCAACATCTACAACGTGCTGAACAGCGGCACGGTGCTGTTCTCGAAGGCATCGATTCTCCAGCTCCAGGAGGTACTCGGGCGATGA
- the rplW gene encoding 50S ribosomal protein L23 has product MKDIYQVLQRPRITEKGVDLKNEGNYAVFEVHPDASKPEIKEAVQKLFNVKVQSVRIMNMPEKKRRMGRYEGHRPGYRKALVKLKAGEKMIEYFDNI; this is encoded by the coding sequence ATGAAAGACATTTACCAGGTGCTCCAGCGCCCCCGCATCACGGAAAAGGGCGTGGACCTCAAGAACGAGGGCAACTACGCGGTCTTCGAAGTCCACCCCGACGCCAGCAAGCCCGAAATCAAGGAAGCGGTCCAGAAGCTTTTCAACGTGAAGGTCCAGTCGGTGCGCATCATGAACATGCCCGAGAAGAAACGCCGCATGGGCCGCTACGAGGGGCACCGCCCCGGCTACCGGAAGGCTCTCGTCAAGCTGAAGGCGGGCGAGAAGATGATCGAGTACTTCGATAACATCTAA
- the rplB gene encoding 50S ribosomal protein L2, with product MGIKAHKPVTPSRRFLTQLTFDELSDVQPLKSLLEPKKRSGGRNCHGRLSMRHHGGGHKQRYRVIDFKRQMDDIPAKVGSIEYDPNRSANIARLHYANGVKSYILAPDGLKEGAMVMSGEKADIQLGNCLPLRNIPVGTFIHNLELRPGKGGQLVRSAGCAAQLLAKEGDHGVVRLPSGELRKILLECRATLGQVGNLDHGNITVGKAGRTRWMGVRPTVRGTAMNPIDHPHGGGEGKTKGGRIPVTPWGVPTKGYKTRHNKRTDNVIIRRRK from the coding sequence ATGGGAATCAAAGCACATAAACCGGTTACCCCCAGTCGGAGATTCTTGACCCAGCTCACCTTCGATGAGCTGTCGGACGTCCAGCCGCTGAAGTCGCTGCTGGAGCCGAAAAAGCGCTCCGGCGGCCGCAACTGCCACGGCCGGCTCAGCATGCGCCACCACGGCGGCGGCCACAAGCAGCGCTACCGTGTCATCGACTTCAAGCGCCAGATGGACGACATCCCGGCCAAGGTCGGCTCCATCGAGTACGACCCGAACCGCTCCGCCAACATCGCCCGGCTTCACTACGCCAACGGCGTCAAGAGCTACATCCTGGCGCCGGACGGCCTGAAGGAAGGGGCGATGGTCATGAGCGGGGAGAAGGCCGACATCCAGCTCGGCAACTGTCTGCCCCTGCGGAACATCCCCGTCGGCACCTTCATCCACAATTTGGAACTCCGCCCCGGCAAGGGCGGTCAGCTGGTTCGCAGCGCCGGGTGCGCCGCGCAGCTGCTGGCCAAGGAAGGCGACCACGGCGTGGTCCGCCTCCCCAGCGGCGAACTGCGGAAGATCCTCCTGGAGTGCCGCGCCACCCTCGGCCAGGTCGGCAACCTGGACCACGGGAACATCACGGTGGGGAAGGCCGGCCGGACCCGCTGGATGGGCGTGCGGCCCACGGTTCGCGGGACGGCCATGAACCCCATCGACCACCCGCACGGCGGCGGTGAGGGCAAGACCAAGGGCGGCCGTATCCCGGTGACCCCCTGGGGGGTCCCCACCAAGGGGTACAAGACCCGCCACAACAAGCGGACCGACAACGTCATCATCCGTCGGCGGAAGTAA
- the rpsS gene encoding 30S ribosomal protein S19: MSRSISKGPFIDDHLMKKVEDAREKDKKQVIKTFSRRSTVIPDMVGLTLAVYNGKKFIPVYVMENMVGHKLGEFSPTRYFKGHTSKTAKKMAAKK, encoded by the coding sequence ATGTCGCGCTCAATCAGCAAGGGGCCTTTCATCGACGATCATCTCATGAAGAAGGTCGAGGATGCCCGTGAGAAGGATAAGAAGCAGGTCATCAAGACGTTTTCGCGGCGGTCGACCGTCATCCCCGACATGGTGGGCCTGACCCTCGCCGTCTACAACGGGAAGAAGTTCATCCCCGTGTACGTCATGGAAAACATGGTGGGGCACAAGCTCGGCGAGTTCTCCCCCACCCGGTATTTCAAGGGGCACACGTCCAAGACGGCCAAGAAGATGGCCGCGAAGAAGTAG
- the rplV gene encoding 50S ribosomal protein L22, whose translation MEKRAMGKFLKGSAQKARLVVDQIRGLSVEEALGLLRFSKKRAADRVEKVLKSAIANAEYADKNVSLDELFVSRAYVDMGPTKFRRRLRPAPMGRAYRERRHGCHITIHVSDNR comes from the coding sequence ATGGAAAAAAGGGCAATGGGAAAATTCCTGAAGGGTTCCGCCCAGAAGGCGCGCCTGGTCGTGGACCAGATCCGCGGGCTCTCCGTGGAGGAGGCGCTGGGGTTGCTGCGCTTCTCGAAGAAGCGGGCGGCCGACCGGGTGGAGAAAGTCCTGAAGTCGGCCATCGCCAACGCCGAGTACGCCGACAAGAACGTGAGCCTGGACGAACTGTTCGTCTCCCGGGCGTACGTGGACATGGGCCCCACCAAGTTCCGGCGCCGCCTGCGCCCCGCCCCGATGGGACGGGCGTACCGCGAACGGCGCCACGGTTGCCACATCACGATCCACGTTTCCGACAACAGGTAG
- the rpsC gene encoding 30S ribosomal protein S3, whose protein sequence is MGQKTHPYGFRLGYNKTWKSRWYEKKNFGKLLNEDLKIKEALKSKFYHAGISRIETERAADKLRVFIFSARPGILIGKKGKEIEKLKVELSNTTGRSVDIKAVEVKDPELDSQLVAEAIATQLEKRVAFRRAMKRAVDSAVKTGAKGVKIRCSGRLNGVEIARSEWYLVGQLPLHTLKADLDYGFAQAYTTYGVIGVKVWIYKGEKLKDKTRKDGKAVGER, encoded by the coding sequence TTGGGCCAGAAAACACACCCCTATGGATTCCGGCTGGGATACAACAAGACCTGGAAATCCAGATGGTATGAAAAGAAGAATTTCGGCAAGCTGCTGAACGAGGACCTGAAGATCAAGGAAGCCCTCAAGTCCAAGTTCTACCATGCCGGCATCAGCCGGATCGAAACCGAACGCGCCGCCGACAAGCTCCGGGTGTTCATCTTCTCCGCCCGCCCCGGCATCCTGATCGGGAAGAAGGGGAAGGAAATCGAGAAGCTGAAGGTGGAGCTCAGCAACACCACCGGTCGCAGCGTGGACATCAAGGCGGTCGAGGTGAAGGACCCCGAGCTGGATTCCCAGCTCGTGGCCGAGGCCATCGCCACCCAGCTCGAGAAGCGCGTCGCGTTCCGCCGGGCCATGAAGCGCGCGGTGGACTCCGCGGTGAAGACCGGCGCCAAGGGCGTGAAAATCCGCTGCTCCGGCCGCCTGAACGGGGTGGAGATCGCCCGCTCCGAGTGGTACCTGGTGGGGCAGCTGCCTCTGCACACCCTCAAGGCGGACCTGGACTACGGTTTCGCCCAGGCGTACACCACCTACGGCGTCATCGGCGTCAAGGTCTGGATCTACAAGGGCGAGAAGCTCAAGGACAAAACCCGGAAAGACGGGAAAGCTGTCGGGGAGAGATAA
- the rplP gene encoding 50S ribosomal protein L16 has product MLQPKKVKYRKQQKGRMKGCAQRGQNVSFGDYGLKALEGGWVTDRQIEAARIAMTRYIKRGGKIWIRVFPDKPITKKPAETRMGKGKGAPEGWVAVVRPGRVLYEIEGVTLDIAEEAFRLASHKLPVKTKFVKRYGA; this is encoded by the coding sequence ATGTTGCAGCCGAAGAAGGTCAAATACCGCAAACAGCAGAAAGGTCGCATGAAGGGGTGCGCCCAGCGTGGGCAGAACGTCTCCTTCGGCGACTACGGCCTCAAGGCCCTCGAGGGCGGGTGGGTCACCGACCGGCAGATCGAGGCGGCCCGTATCGCCATGACCCGTTACATCAAGCGCGGCGGCAAGATCTGGATCCGCGTGTTCCCGGACAAGCCCATCACCAAGAAGCCGGCCGAGACCCGCATGGGCAAGGGCAAGGGCGCCCCGGAAGGCTGGGTGGCGGTCGTCCGCCCGGGCCGGGTCCTGTACGAGATCGAAGGGGTCACCCTGGACATCGCCGAGGAAGCGTTCCGCCTGGCCTCCCACAAGCTGCCCGTGAAGACCAAATTCGTCAAGAGATATGGAGCATGA
- the rpmC gene encoding 50S ribosomal protein L29: protein MKPTELREKSPDELREEIKRLSEDLFKMRMKSASGQLDKPNLIGGIRRDLARVRTVLREKEMKIR from the coding sequence CTGAAACCGACCGAACTCAGGGAAAAATCGCCTGACGAGCTTCGCGAGGAGATCAAGCGCCTCTCCGAGGACCTGTTCAAGATGCGGATGAAGAGCGCTTCCGGCCAGCTGGACAAGCCGAACCTCATCGGCGGCATCCGGCGCGACCTGGCGCGGGTGAGAACCGTTCTCCGCGAAAAAGAAATGAAAATCAGATGA